The Flavobacterium marginilacus genome window below encodes:
- a CDS encoding DUF3341 domain-containing protein — protein MSNKVIYAIYNDDDILMDAVKKTRAAHHHIEEVFTPFPVHGLDKAMGLAPTRLAICAFIYGLCGLSFGTFLMDFVMIQDWPQDIGGKPSFSYIDNMPAFVPIMFEETVFFAAHLMVITFYMRSRLWPFKEAENPDVRTTDDHFLMEVAVNGNEEDLVSFFEGTGAVEVKVIEKH, from the coding sequence ATGAGTAATAAAGTTATATACGCCATTTATAATGACGATGATATTTTGATGGATGCAGTAAAAAAGACACGTGCAGCCCACCACCATATCGAAGAAGTATTTACGCCATTTCCTGTTCACGGATTGGACAAAGCAATGGGGCTTGCTCCAACGCGTTTAGCAATTTGCGCTTTTATCTACGGATTGTGTGGTTTGTCTTTTGGAACTTTCTTGATGGACTTTGTTATGATTCAGGACTGGCCTCAAGATATTGGAGGTAAGCCAAGTTTCAGTTATATTGATAATATGCCGGCTTTTGTGCCTATTATGTTTGAAGAGACTGTATTTTTTGCAGCTCACTTAATGGTTATCACTTTTTATATGAGAAGTAGATTATGGCCATTTAAAGAAGCTGAAAATCCTGATGTAAGAACTACTGATGATCACTTCTTGATGGAAGTAGCAGTTAACGGAAATGAAGAAGATCTGGTTTCTTTTTTTGAAGGTACAGGTGCAGTAGAAGTTAAAGTAATTGAAAAGCATTAA
- the nrfD gene encoding NrfD/PsrC family molybdoenzyme membrane anchor subunit, translating into MSSHYEAAIRKPLVIGDKSYHDITVDVAAPIEGKANKQWWIVFSIALIAFLWGLGCIIYTVSTGIGTWGLNKTVGWAWDITNFVWWVGIGHAGTLISAVLLLFRQRWRMAINRSAEAMTIFSVIQAGLFPIIHMGRPWLAYWVLPIPNQFGSLWVNFNSPLLWDVFAISTYLSVSLVFWWTGLLPDFAMLRDRAVTPFNKRVYSILSFGWSGRAKDWQRFEEVSLVLAGLATPLVLSVHTIVSMDFATSVIPGWHTTIFPPYFVAGAVFSGFAMVNTLLIIMRKVINLEAYITIQHIELMNIVIMITGSIVGVAYITELFIAWYSGVEYEQYAFLNRATGPYAWAYWAMMTCNVFSPQFMWFKKLRTSIMFSFIISIVVNIGMWFERFVIIVTSLHRDYLPSSWTMFSPTFVDIGIFIGTIGFFFVLFLLYARTFPVIAQAEVKTILKATGENYIKEREANKHSHHE; encoded by the coding sequence ATGTCGTCTCACTACGAAGCAGCCATTAGAAAACCCTTAGTTATAGGTGATAAGTCTTATCACGATATAACTGTTGATGTAGCCGCACCTATTGAAGGTAAAGCAAATAAACAATGGTGGATTGTATTTTCAATCGCATTAATAGCCTTCCTTTGGGGATTAGGCTGCATTATATACACAGTGTCTACAGGTATTGGTACTTGGGGATTAAATAAAACAGTTGGCTGGGCTTGGGATATTACTAACTTCGTTTGGTGGGTTGGTATTGGTCACGCAGGAACACTTATTTCTGCAGTACTTTTGTTATTCCGTCAGCGTTGGAGAATGGCAATTAACCGTTCTGCAGAGGCAATGACCATTTTCTCTGTAATCCAGGCAGGTTTATTTCCAATTATTCACATGGGACGTCCTTGGCTGGCATATTGGGTATTGCCAATTCCAAATCAATTTGGATCTCTTTGGGTGAATTTTAACTCGCCATTGCTTTGGGACGTATTTGCAATCTCTACTTATTTATCTGTTTCGTTAGTTTTCTGGTGGACTGGTTTATTGCCTGATTTCGCAATGCTCCGTGACAGAGCTGTTACACCTTTCAACAAAAGAGTATATTCTATCTTGAGTTTTGGATGGAGCGGTAGAGCAAAAGACTGGCAGCGTTTTGAAGAAGTTTCATTAGTTCTTGCTGGTTTGGCAACTCCTCTTGTACTTTCGGTGCATACTATTGTATCCATGGACTTTGCTACTTCTGTAATTCCAGGATGGCATACTACAATTTTCCCTCCATACTTCGTTGCTGGAGCCGTTTTCTCTGGATTTGCGATGGTAAATACCTTACTTATCATTATGAGAAAAGTTATTAATCTTGAAGCTTATATCACTATTCAGCATATCGAATTAATGAACATTGTAATTATGATTACAGGTTCTATCGTAGGTGTTGCTTATATAACTGAGTTATTCATTGCATGGTACTCTGGTGTAGAGTATGAACAATATGCTTTCTTGAACAGAGCAACAGGACCTTATGCTTGGGCATATTGGGCTATGATGACATGTAACGTGTTCTCTCCACAATTTATGTGGTTTAAAAAATTAAGAACGAGTATTATGTTTTCTTTCATAATCTCAATTGTGGTAAACATTGGTATGTGGTTCGAAAGATTTGTAATTATCGTTACTTCATTACATAGAGATTATTTACCATCTTCATGGACTATGTTCTCTCCAACTTTTGTTGATATTGGTATTTTTATCGGAACAATAGGTTTCTTCTTTGTTTTATTCTTATTGTACGCAAGAACATTCCCTGTTATTGCACAAGCAGAGGTTAAAACTATATTGAAAGCTACAGGAGAAAATTACATTAAAGAAAGAGAAGCTAATAAACATTCACATCATGAGTAA
- a CDS encoding TAT-variant-translocated molybdopterin oxidoreductase codes for MSSNKKYWKSVEELDGNSSIVEALRNNEFVEEIPTDEFLGNESALSSSSTTRRDFLKYVGFSTAAASLAACEGPVHLSIPYVLQPEQIIPGVADYYATSVFDGFDFANLLVKTREGRPIKIDNNTIAGAKFAANARVHASILSLYDNMRLKEPKLDAKKASWSAVDSKIKSSIVDAKAKGGQVVFLTNTLASPSTEKLIADFIAKNPNAKHVIYDAVSSSEALDAFEAVYGERALVDYDFSKASLILSVGADFLGDWQGGGYDSGYAKGRIPSGAVGKKIISKHVQLESNMTLSGAAADKRIAMSTANQKQALVHIYNIITGSSVAASLDAAFKADVTKAAQQLKAAGSKGVLVSGIEDKNAQLLVLAINQVLASEAFNTSGTRQIRKGSNEKVAQLVKDMNAGSVHTLIMSGVNPVYTLADSKSFAEGLKKVKTSVALSLKEDETASLTTIAAPVPHYLEAWGDLALTKGTYSLTQPTIRPLFDTKQFQDILLSINGIPGTYYDYLKAFSASIIAGSSWNKVLHDGVFVGAVQVSAAGTADYAGAASALAQSKAAGLELVLYTKTGMGDGQQANNPWLQEFPDPLTRVSWDNYVTVSNADAKKWGMTNEIVANGGLNGSYANLIVNGVKLEKVPVIVQPGQAVGTVGMALGYGRKAALKEEMQVGINAYAVYGGFNNVQSVTIEKANGEHEFACVQGQKTLMGRGDIIKETTLEIFNTKDAEVWNEKPVVSLDHKEVPTTSVDLWGSFDRSTGHHFNLSIDLNACTGCGACVIACHAENNVPVVGKDEVRRSRDMHWLRIDRYYSSESTFEGDNERKENIAGLSSSLSTFNEMEKAGDNPQVSFQPVMCQHCNHAPCETVCPVAATSHGRQGQNQMAYNRCVGTRYCANNCPYKVRRFNWFLYSKNSEFDYHMNDDLGRMVLNPDVNVRSRGVMEKCSMCIQMTQATILKAKNEGRAIKDGEFQTACSNACSTGAMIFGDVNDKEAAVTKLAEDDRSYHLLEHVGTKPNVVYHVKVRNT; via the coding sequence ATGTCATCAAACAAAAAATACTGGAAAAGTGTTGAAGAACTAGACGGAAATAGTTCTATTGTTGAGGCGCTTAGAAATAACGAATTTGTTGAAGAGATTCCTACTGATGAGTTTTTAGGAAATGAGTCGGCTTTGTCTTCTTCTTCAACTACACGTCGTGACTTTTTAAAGTACGTTGGTTTTAGTACAGCGGCGGCTTCTTTAGCTGCTTGTGAAGGTCCTGTGCATTTGTCAATTCCTTATGTGCTGCAGCCAGAACAAATTATTCCTGGAGTAGCAGATTATTATGCAACTTCGGTTTTTGATGGATTTGATTTCGCAAACCTTTTGGTTAAAACTCGTGAAGGGCGTCCAATTAAAATTGATAATAACACTATTGCTGGGGCTAAGTTTGCTGCTAATGCCAGAGTTCATGCTTCTATATTATCATTGTATGATAATATGCGTTTGAAAGAGCCTAAACTTGATGCTAAAAAAGCTTCTTGGTCTGCAGTTGATTCAAAAATAAAATCTAGTATTGTTGATGCTAAAGCAAAAGGAGGGCAAGTCGTATTTTTGACAAATACATTGGCAAGTCCGTCTACTGAAAAGTTGATTGCTGACTTTATCGCTAAGAATCCTAATGCTAAACATGTTATATATGATGCTGTTTCTTCTTCAGAAGCTTTAGATGCTTTTGAGGCTGTTTATGGAGAAAGAGCTTTAGTGGATTATGATTTTTCAAAAGCTTCATTAATCCTTTCCGTTGGTGCAGATTTCCTTGGAGATTGGCAAGGTGGTGGGTATGATTCAGGTTATGCTAAAGGCAGAATTCCATCTGGAGCAGTTGGAAAGAAAATAATATCTAAACACGTACAACTAGAATCTAATATGACGTTGTCTGGTGCAGCTGCTGATAAGCGTATTGCTATGTCTACGGCTAACCAAAAACAAGCATTAGTTCATATTTATAATATTATTACCGGATCATCTGTTGCTGCATCATTAGATGCTGCTTTCAAAGCGGATGTAACTAAAGCGGCTCAGCAATTGAAAGCTGCAGGTTCTAAAGGAGTTTTAGTATCTGGTATTGAAGATAAAAATGCTCAGTTATTAGTTCTTGCCATTAATCAAGTTTTGGCAAGTGAAGCTTTCAACACTTCGGGAACAAGACAAATCCGTAAAGGATCTAACGAAAAAGTCGCTCAATTAGTAAAAGACATGAATGCTGGAAGTGTTCATACTTTAATCATGAGCGGCGTTAATCCAGTTTATACTTTAGCTGACAGTAAATCATTTGCTGAAGGATTGAAAAAAGTAAAAACTTCAGTTGCATTATCTTTAAAAGAAGATGAAACTGCTTCATTGACAACAATTGCTGCTCCAGTGCCTCATTATTTGGAAGCTTGGGGGGATTTAGCATTGACAAAAGGGACTTATAGTTTGACACAGCCAACTATTCGTCCATTATTCGACACAAAACAATTTCAAGATATTTTATTATCTATAAACGGAATTCCTGGAACTTATTATGATTATCTGAAAGCATTTTCAGCTTCAATAATCGCTGGTTCTTCTTGGAATAAAGTTTTGCATGACGGTGTATTTGTAGGTGCTGTTCAAGTTTCTGCCGCAGGTACTGCTGATTACGCTGGTGCTGCAAGTGCTTTAGCGCAGTCAAAAGCTGCTGGTCTTGAATTAGTATTGTATACAAAAACTGGAATGGGAGACGGGCAGCAGGCAAACAACCCTTGGCTGCAAGAGTTTCCAGATCCATTAACAAGAGTTTCTTGGGATAATTATGTTACTGTTTCAAATGCTGATGCTAAGAAATGGGGAATGACAAATGAAATCGTTGCTAACGGTGGATTGAATGGTAGTTATGCTAATTTGATTGTTAATGGCGTAAAACTTGAAAAAGTTCCAGTAATTGTTCAGCCAGGTCAAGCTGTCGGAACTGTTGGTATGGCTTTAGGATATGGCCGTAAAGCTGCTTTGAAAGAAGAGATGCAGGTTGGTATTAATGCTTACGCTGTATATGGAGGATTCAATAATGTGCAGTCTGTTACTATTGAAAAAGCAAATGGAGAACATGAATTTGCTTGCGTTCAAGGTCAGAAAACATTAATGGGAAGAGGTGATATTATTAAAGAAACTACTCTTGAAATATTTAATACTAAAGATGCTGAAGTTTGGAATGAAAAACCAGTTGTATCTTTAGATCACAAAGAAGTTCCAACTACTTCAGTGGATTTGTGGGGTTCATTTGACCGTTCTACTGGACATCATTTTAATCTTTCTATCGATCTGAATGCTTGTACTGGTTGTGGTGCCTGTGTAATTGCTTGTCATGCTGAAAATAACGTACCGGTTGTTGGAAAAGATGAAGTAAGAAGAAGCAGGGATATGCATTGGTTGCGTATCGACAGATACTATTCTTCTGAGAGTACTTTTGAAGGTGATAACGAAAGAAAAGAGAATATTGCTGGATTGTCAAGTTCATTGTCTACTTTCAATGAAATGGAAAAAGCAGGAGATAATCCACAAGTTTCTTTCCAGCCAGTAATGTGTCAGCACTGTAATCACGCTCCTTGTGAAACTGTTTGTCCAGTTGCTGCAACTTCTCACGGCCGTCAAGGTCAAAACCAAATGGCTTATAATAGATGTGTTGGTACTCGTTACTGTGCTAATAACTGTCCTTATAAAGTTCGTCGTTTTAACTGGTTCTTGTATAGCAAAAACAGTGAATTCGATTATCATATGAATGATGATTTAGGACGAATGGTTTTAAATCCTGATGTAAATGTTCGTTCTCGTGGTGTAATGGAAAAATGTTCAATGTGTATTCAAATGACACAAGCAACAATTTTGAAAGCTAAAAATGAAGGAAGAGCAATTAAAGACGGAGAATTCCAAACTGCTTGTTCAAATGCTTGTTCTACTGGAGCAATGATATTTGGAGATGTAAATGATAAAGAGGCTGCTGTCACTAAATTGGCAGAAGATGATAGAAGCTATCATTTATTGGAGCATGTTGGTACTAAGCCAAATGTTGTTTACCACGTTAAAGTTAGAAATACCTAG
- a CDS encoding c-type cytochrome, translated as MKKVGNHNSNSRKLFLSLALMLSISVASLAQDAAPVAAAAAAAPAASSGGDAAKGKELFNTNCAACHKLDAKSTGPALRGVSARHDMAWIYKWVHNSSDLIKSGDKVAVKLFEDNNKVPMTPFPQLSEGDIDNIIAYTSEPKAEVAAPAAGVPGAVKDASQEAGISNNVILGALSLVMAILIVMLVLVNKVLRKVAAANGIEVAAKEPTLPIWKAFVKNQFLVLVSAIFLLLAGAYMVYGFLMQVGVDQNYEPIQPIHYSHRIHAGDNEINCKYCHSASRVSKTAGIPSLNVCMNCHKSISEVAETTATPEYSKAFYDEQIKKLYKAVGWDAASQSYTGKTEPVKWVRIHNLPDFVYFNHSQHVTTAGIECQTCHGPVQEFEIMKQFSPLTMGWCINCHRKTDVKMEGNEYYKKIHEQLSKKYGVDKLTAAQMGGLECGKCHY; from the coding sequence ATGAAAAAGGTGGGTAACCATAATTCGAATTCAAGGAAATTATTTTTAAGCTTAGCATTAATGTTGAGTATTTCCGTAGCTTCGCTTGCACAAGATGCTGCTCCAGTAGCAGCTGCTGCAGCTGCTGCGCCAGCTGCCAGTTCTGGAGGTGATGCGGCAAAAGGGAAAGAGCTTTTTAATACCAATTGTGCCGCATGTCATAAGTTAGATGCAAAATCTACAGGTCCTGCCTTGAGAGGTGTGTCTGCAAGGCATGATATGGCTTGGATTTATAAATGGGTTCACAATAGTTCTGATTTAATTAAATCAGGAGATAAAGTTGCAGTAAAACTTTTTGAAGATAATAATAAAGTTCCGATGACTCCTTTTCCTCAGTTATCTGAAGGAGATATTGATAATATTATAGCATATACTTCTGAACCTAAGGCTGAAGTTGCTGCGCCAGCTGCTGGTGTTCCTGGTGCTGTAAAAGACGCTTCGCAAGAGGCTGGTATTTCAAATAATGTTATTTTAGGTGCTTTGTCATTAGTAATGGCAATACTTATTGTGATGTTGGTTTTGGTAAACAAAGTTTTAAGAAAAGTTGCAGCTGCAAATGGTATTGAAGTTGCTGCAAAAGAACCTACTTTGCCTATTTGGAAGGCTTTTGTTAAAAATCAATTCTTAGTATTGGTTTCGGCTATTTTCTTACTGCTGGCTGGGGCTTATATGGTTTATGGTTTTTTAATGCAGGTTGGTGTGGATCAAAACTACGAACCAATTCAGCCAATTCACTACTCTCATAGAATACACGCAGGAGATAATGAAATCAACTGTAAATATTGCCACTCTGCTTCTAGAGTGAGTAAAACTGCTGGAATTCCTTCTTTAAATGTTTGTATGAACTGTCATAAAAGTATTAGTGAAGTTGCTGAAACTACTGCAACTCCAGAATACAGTAAGGCTTTCTATGACGAGCAGATTAAAAAATTATACAAAGCTGTTGGCTGGGATGCAGCTAGTCAGTCTTATACTGGAAAGACCGAGCCTGTAAAATGGGTGCGTATTCATAACTTGCCTGATTTCGTTTATTTTAATCACTCGCAGCATGTTACTACAGCTGGAATTGAATGCCAGACTTGTCACGGTCCTGTTCAGGAATTTGAAATCATGAAACAGTTCTCTCCATTAACAATGGGATGGTGTATTAACTGCCACAGAAAAACTGATGTTAAAATGGAAGGTAATGAGTACTACAAAAAAATACACGAACAGCTTTCTAAAAAATATGGTGTTGATAAATTAACAGCTGCTCAGATGGGCGGGTTAGAATGCGGTAAATGCCACTACTAA
- a CDS encoding SPOR domain-containing protein, translating into MRFLRLAQPLVSALLFCLTTIKTGAQNSNLTLNQDPKFEQLLTEKRKSNPNLSYNDRYKIQIFNGVSETAKKTLSEFKQEFKDLDGTIIFNTPNYKVWVGNFRTRMEAERNLIDIKKRYKNVFLIKPSK; encoded by the coding sequence ATGAGATTTTTAAGATTAGCACAGCCATTAGTATCAGCTCTTTTATTTTGTTTAACTACAATAAAAACAGGAGCTCAAAATTCGAATTTAACACTTAATCAGGATCCAAAATTCGAACAATTACTGACAGAAAAAAGAAAATCAAACCCTAATTTATCTTATAATGACAGGTACAAAATTCAAATATTCAACGGTGTAAGTGAAACTGCCAAAAAAACTTTGTCAGAATTTAAACAAGAATTCAAAGACCTCGACGGAACAATTATTTTCAATACACCTAATTATAAAGTTTGGGTTGGAAATTTCAGAACTAGAATGGAAGCCGAACGAAATCTTATTGATATTAAAAAAAGATATAAAAACGTTTTTTTAATAAAGCCTAGCAAATAA
- the infB gene encoding translation initiation factor IF-2, whose product MSEERIIRINKVLRELNISLERAVDYLKDKGIAIEANPNAKISDNEFNILQSQFAGDKGNKEASKEVGEEKRKEKEALRIEREKEVEDKRKLEEERLKQQEVIKARATLSGPVQVGKIDLNPKKAAPAPEPIVAEKVITPVDITSNEAPVSKEDVKKVTAEPVEIKQPVVEKIIKEIPKVQENEAVEKPKFKEVKSADKQPEAVVEKKAVSTTNEAPVEESIATQYQKLSGATLTGQVIDLSQFNKPKKKKEDPKITPNKPGTSGVAGANNANKNKRKRIAPKPGAPKSPAAPGVPGVPNPNKITPNTGGGGFNANRSARPGFVKGNRPAIVAKVEPTEEEVKNQIRETLEKLQGKGGKSKAAKYRRDKRDTHRQKSDDEQRALDEGSKTIKVTEFVTVGEIAIMMDVPITKVIGTCMSLGIMVTMNQRLDAETLTIVADEFGYDVEFITVDIEEAIEVVEDKEEDLVTRAPIVTVMGHVDHGKTSLLDYIRKENVIAGESGGITQHIGAYGVTLDNGQKIAFLDTPGHEAFTAMRARGAQVTDIAIIVVAADDDIMPQTKEAISHAQAAGVPIIFAINKIDKPNANVEKIKERLAGMNLLVEDWGGKIQSHDISAKIGTGVKELLEKVLLEAEILDLKANPNKAAQGTVVEAFLDKGKGYVSTILVQHGTLKIGDYMLAGKHHGKIKAMHDERGKTVTIAGPSTPVSVLGLDGAPTAGDKFNIFEDEKEAKQIAAKRSQLMREQSVRTQRHITLDEIGRRIALGQFKELNIILKGDVDGSVEALSDSFSKLSTEEIQINIIHKGVGAITESDVMLASASDAIIIGFNVRPAGNARQLADKEEIDIRYYSIIYAAIDDLKDAMEGMLAPEMKEEVLGTAEIRELFKISKVGTIAGCMVTDGKITRNGKIRIVRDGVVVHEGELIALKRFKDDVKEVTKGYDCGIQIKGYNDIEERDVIEAYHEVAIKKKLK is encoded by the coding sequence ATGTCTGAAGAGAGAATTATTAGAATAAACAAGGTTTTAAGGGAATTAAATATTTCGTTAGAAAGAGCTGTGGATTATCTTAAGGATAAGGGAATTGCTATTGAGGCAAATCCAAATGCTAAAATTTCTGACAATGAATTTAATATCCTACAAAGTCAGTTTGCAGGCGACAAGGGGAATAAAGAAGCTTCCAAGGAAGTAGGTGAAGAGAAAAGAAAAGAAAAAGAGGCATTGCGTATTGAGCGTGAAAAAGAAGTTGAAGATAAACGCAAACTAGAGGAAGAGCGTTTGAAACAACAAGAAGTTATTAAAGCCAGGGCTACATTGTCTGGGCCGGTTCAAGTTGGTAAAATTGATCTTAATCCTAAAAAAGCCGCTCCTGCTCCTGAACCTATTGTTGCTGAAAAAGTAATTACTCCTGTAGATATAACTTCAAATGAAGCACCTGTTTCTAAAGAAGATGTGAAAAAAGTTACTGCTGAACCTGTAGAAATAAAACAGCCAGTAGTAGAAAAAATCATAAAAGAGATACCTAAAGTTCAAGAAAATGAGGCTGTTGAAAAACCTAAATTCAAGGAAGTTAAAAGTGCCGATAAACAGCCTGAAGCTGTAGTAGAGAAAAAGGCAGTAAGCACTACTAATGAAGCTCCAGTTGAAGAATCAATTGCTACACAATACCAAAAACTTTCTGGTGCAACTCTAACCGGTCAAGTGATTGACTTGTCTCAGTTTAACAAACCGAAGAAGAAAAAAGAAGATCCAAAAATTACGCCTAACAAGCCTGGTACTTCTGGAGTTGCTGGTGCTAATAATGCGAATAAAAATAAACGCAAGAGAATTGCTCCTAAACCGGGAGCTCCAAAATCTCCTGCAGCTCCTGGTGTTCCTGGAGTGCCAAATCCTAATAAGATTACTCCGAATACAGGTGGAGGAGGTTTTAATGCAAACAGAAGTGCAAGACCTGGATTTGTAAAAGGCAATAGACCTGCAATTGTTGCAAAAGTTGAGCCAACAGAAGAAGAAGTTAAAAATCAAATTCGCGAAACTTTAGAGAAACTTCAAGGTAAAGGAGGGAAGTCTAAAGCGGCGAAATATAGAAGAGATAAAAGAGATACGCATCGTCAAAAATCTGATGACGAGCAAAGAGCTTTGGATGAAGGAAGTAAAACGATTAAAGTTACTGAGTTTGTTACTGTAGGTGAAATTGCAATAATGATGGATGTGCCGATTACAAAAGTGATTGGAACTTGTATGTCTCTTGGAATAATGGTTACGATGAATCAGCGTCTGGATGCTGAAACATTGACAATTGTTGCTGATGAGTTTGGTTATGACGTTGAATTTATAACAGTAGATATCGAAGAAGCTATTGAGGTAGTAGAAGATAAAGAGGAAGATTTAGTTACCAGAGCACCAATTGTTACTGTAATGGGACATGTTGACCACGGTAAAACATCTTTGCTGGATTATATTCGTAAAGAAAATGTTATTGCAGGTGAGTCAGGTGGTATTACACAGCACATTGGAGCTTATGGAGTAACATTGGATAACGGACAAAAAATTGCGTTCCTTGATACACCAGGTCACGAAGCGTTTACTGCGATGCGTGCCCGTGGAGCTCAAGTTACCGATATTGCTATTATTGTGGTAGCTGCGGATGATGATATCATGCCACAGACCAAAGAGGCTATTTCTCATGCTCAGGCGGCTGGTGTTCCGATTATATTTGCAATCAATAAAATCGATAAGCCAAATGCTAACGTTGAAAAAATTAAAGAACGTTTGGCAGGTATGAATTTACTTGTAGAAGATTGGGGTGGAAAAATTCAATCTCATGATATTTCTGCAAAAATTGGTACAGGTGTTAAAGAATTATTGGAAAAAGTATTGTTAGAAGCTGAAATTTTAGATCTGAAAGCAAATCCAAATAAAGCTGCGCAGGGTACAGTTGTGGAAGCTTTCTTGGATAAAGGTAAAGGTTATGTTTCTACAATTTTAGTACAGCATGGTACTCTTAAAATTGGTGATTATATGCTGGCAGGAAAGCATCATGGAAAAATTAAAGCGATGCACGATGAAAGAGGTAAAACTGTTACTATAGCAGGGCCTTCTACTCCTGTTTCGGTTTTAGGACTTGATGGGGCTCCTACAGCTGGTGATAAGTTCAATATTTTTGAAGATGAAAAAGAGGCAAAACAAATTGCTGCGAAACGTTCTCAATTAATGCGTGAACAATCAGTACGTACACAGCGTCACATTACATTAGACGAGATTGGACGTAGAATCGCATTAGGTCAGTTTAAAGAGTTGAACATTATTCTTAAAGGTGACGTGGATGGTTCTGTAGAAGCCTTGTCTGATTCGTTCTCTAAATTATCAACCGAAGAAATCCAGATCAATATTATTCATAAAGGTGTTGGAGCAATTACAGAATCTGACGTTATGTTAGCTTCTGCTTCTGATGCGATTATTATAGGATTTAACGTTCGTCCTGCTGGAAATGCTAGACAATTAGCTGATAAAGAAGAAATCGATATCCGTTATTATTCTATTATCTATGCTGCTATCGATGATTTGAAAGATGCGATGGAAGGAATGTTAGCTCCAGAAATGAAAGAGGAAGTTCTTGGTACTGCTGAAATCAGAGAATTGTTCAAAATTTCTAAAGTGGGTACAATTGCCGGCTGTATGGTTACGGATGGTAAAATTACCAGAAATGGTAAAATTAGAATTGTTAGAGACGGCGTAGTAGTTCATGAAGGTGAATTAATTGCATTGAAACGTTTCAAAGACGATGTAAAAGAAGTTACCAAAGGCTACGATTGCGGTATTCAGATAAAAGGCTATAATGACATCGAAGAAAGAGATGTTATTGAAGCTTACCACGAAGTGGCTATCAAAAAGAAATTGAAGTAA
- the nusA gene encoding transcription termination factor NusA, with the protein MENLALIDSFSEFKDDKLIDRVTLMAILEDVFRNALKKKYGSDDNFDIIINPDKGDMEIWRRRVIVADEDLDFENEEITLTEARKIEADFEIGEEVSEEVKLIDLGRRAILALRQNLISKIHEHDNTNLYKQFKDIIGDIYTAEVHHVRPRVVILVDDDGNEIILPKEKQIPSDFFRKGDNVRGIIESVELKGNKPQIIMSRTSDKFLEKLFEQEIPEVFDGLIMVKNVVRIPGEKAKVAVDSYDDRIDPVGACVGMKGSRIHGIVRELGNENIDVINYTSNVQLYITRALSPAKVSSIKINEEAKRAEVFLKLEEVSKAIGRGGHNIRLAGQLTGYELDVIREGDVAGTTADDDDVELTEFSDEIEEWVIEEFAKIGLDTAKSILKHDVEDLVRRTDLEEETILDVIRILNEEFDS; encoded by the coding sequence ATGGAAAATTTAGCATTAATCGATTCATTTTCAGAGTTTAAAGATGATAAACTTATTGATCGTGTAACGCTTATGGCAATTTTGGAAGATGTATTTAGAAATGCATTGAAAAAAAAATACGGTTCAGATGATAATTTTGACATCATCATAAATCCTGACAAAGGAGATATGGAGATTTGGAGAAGAAGAGTAATCGTTGCTGACGAGGATTTGGATTTTGAAAATGAAGAAATTACATTAACTGAAGCTAGAAAAATCGAAGCCGATTTCGAAATTGGAGAGGAAGTTTCAGAAGAAGTTAAATTGATAGATTTAGGAAGAAGAGCGATATTGGCTTTAAGACAAAATTTAATATCAAAAATACACGAACACGATAATACGAATCTTTACAAGCAATTTAAGGATATTATTGGTGATATTTATACTGCAGAAGTGCATCATGTTCGTCCAAGAGTTGTAATTTTGGTGGATGATGACGGAAACGAAATCATTTTGCCGAAAGAAAAACAAATTCCTTCTGATTTTTTCCGTAAAGGAGATAATGTTAGAGGTATAATTGAAAGTGTTGAACTAAAAGGAAACAAACCTCAGATTATTATGTCCAGAACTTCAGATAAGTTCTTGGAAAAATTATTTGAACAAGAAATTCCAGAAGTTTTTGATGGTTTAATTATGGTTAAAAATGTAGTGAGAATTCCTGGTGAAAAAGCAAAAGTAGCTGTAGATTCTTATGATGACCGTATCGATCCAGTTGGAGCTTGTGTTGGTATGAAAGGATCTCGTATTCACGGAATTGTTCGTGAATTAGGAAATGAAAATATTGATGTGATTAACTATACAAGCAATGTTCAATTGTATATTACCAGAGCGTTAAGTCCTGCGAAAGTTTCTTCTATCAAAATTAATGAAGAAGCTAAAAGAGCCGAAGTGTTTTTGAAATTAGAAGAAGTTTCTAAAGCAATTGGTAGAGGAGGTCATAACATTCGTTTGGCTGGACAGTTAACAGGTTATGAATTAGATGTAATTCGTGAAGGTGATGTTGCCGGAACTACAGCTGATGATGATGATGTTGAATTAACTGAGTTCTCAGATGAGATCGAAGAATGGGTTATAGAAGAATTTGCAAAAATTGGTTTGGATACTGCTAAAAGTATTTTGAAACACGATGTTGAAGATTTAGTTAGAAGAACTGACCTAGAAGAGGAAACGATTTTAGATGTAATTAGAATATTAAATGAAGAATTTGATAGTTAA